In Novosphingobium kaempferiae, the DNA window GCAGTGCCAGCTGCGCGCAGTGAAATGGACCATCGACGTCAATCGCCATCGTCTGGCGCCAGTCGTCGGGAGTGGTGTCCTCGAAGGACTTCATCACCGCGATGCCCGCGTTGGAGTGCAGTACATCGATGCTGCCGAACTTCGCGACGGTTTCCTCGACCATCCGCGCCACGTCGTCCCGCGAGGACACGTCTGCCACGCATACCAGCGTGCGGGCCGGATCGAGATCGGCAGCGACCGCCTCAAGCTTCTCGCGGGTTCGGGCAACGAGCGTGACGTTCGCGCCTTCCTGCGCGAACCGGCGGGCGCAGGCGGCGCCGATACCCGAACTGGAGCCAGTGACGATGACGGTCCTGCCGCTGAAACGGTTCATGAAAGAGCTGTCCTTGCTGCTGGGCGCACCGGCATTTCAGCGCAGGCGCCGACATGGGAGGAGGGCCGGCTCCAATAGGGGCCGCCCCGGGAGAATTGGGCAATGTCGGGGAGACATCGCGCGGTCGAATTTCCAACCTTCCCACCAGCCATGAGGTTCCTTGCATTGATCGGGCCATCCGTTGCGCCGATCAGAACACCTCAGTCCTTGTGCTCAGGCAGCCCCTTGCGCCTGGTCGAGGCAAGATACTCAAGCTGCTCTTCGCTCATGGTTTTCACCATGTCCCTGGACGCGCCTTGCAATTTCGACTTGGGCGTTTCGCCGCGCTTGGCGGACAGCGCCGCTCCGGCGGCCTTTTGCTGGGCTTTGGATCGTGCGGGCATGATCGATCTCCTTCAGTTACAAGCAACGCACACCTGCGCAACTTGGTCCCTCAGGATGTTTTGACGAGAAAGGTGGTCGCCAAGGCTTATCGTATTTTCGAAGGTGCCGGCTTTGAGATGGCGTGAAGGGACCAGACGATCGAGGCGTCTTGCCGTTTGTCCAGTATTCGCGGTCCCCGACCGGCCAGATCTAGTATCGTGAAAGGCTTGTCGAGAAGCTCGACACCTGGATCAAGTTTTCCGTTACGAGTGATAACGTCAGGCGCATAGCCTGAAGTGTGGAGAACGGAGATGCCAACCTGAATTCTTTGTGCCTCAATTGCGAGTTCGCTTCCGGACATCTTTGGCATGATGACATCAGTGAGAAGCAGTTCAATCCTGCTATCCTGACAACGCAAGAGGGCAATGGCGGAGAGTCCGTCCGCTGCTTCAATAACGCCGTCACTGCGGATTCAGCGGGTTGGGGGGATGGATGGAAACCTCGAGATGGCCTTGCGATGAAATGCACGTGGAACGTTCAGAATGCCCGCATGTTCTGAGGTCTGAGCTCGTCGGAAGGATCGACGTAGTGCTTCAGAAATGGGAGATCGCTGATGTTTCGCTGGGCCATCATTTTCGCCGTTGTCGCAGTCCTGGCTGCGCTGCTGGGTTTCGGGGGGGTGGCCGGCCTTTCCGCAGGCCTTGCCAAGATCTTCCTGATCGTGGCGGTCGTCGTTCTGGTTCTCGGTTTCTTGTTCGGACGCGGTACCAGGGCCCCCTGAACGAGTCCCAAATCCCGTGAGAGCTTGCGCCCCAATCCCCTCCATCCGGGGAATGGGGCGCAAACAGTTTGGGCACGCTTCGCTCGCGAACCTCGATTTCGCAGCATGGGCGAAGGGGAACCCCTAGGGCGAAACAACATCGCATGCCGCTCGTTCGCCAGGAAAATTCCGCAGTGGAGGTTGGAGGTGCGATGAAGAGATTGTTCACTGGCCTGCTTCTCTTGCTGCCTGCGTGTCAGGCTCTACCTCAGGATGCGCGCGGCACGCTCGCGCGGATCGAGCATACGCGGAAATTCACCGTTGGCATGATCGCCGGCAGCGAGCGCGGACCGGAAACTGATCAGCTCATCCAAAGAATTGAACATGCCTCCAACGCGCGCGCCGAGCGCTCGCTAGGTGAAGCGGACGTCCTGTTGAGCGCCCTTGCCGATGGTCAGATCGATCTGGTGGTCGGGGCCTTTGCAAAGGATAGCCCTTGGAAGACCGAGGTCAGCTTCGGACCATCTCTGAAAGTAGCGGGCGAGGGGGGGCACGCGATCGAAATGAAAGCGGCCATGCGCAACGGCGAGAACCGCTGGATCATGCTTGTCGAACGCGCTTCGCGCGACAGTACTGGCCGGGCGAGGATCCGATGAGCAACAGTCTGCCGGATGAGCTGCGCGATACGATGCGTGCCGCGATCAGGCTGGAGTATTGGAACCTGTTCTGGACCGCGACCATCATCGTGACCATGGGTCTGGTGCTGGGCCAGAGCGAGACGATGAAGACAGCCTAGGTTGAGGATACTCTGGGCGTCGTGCCGCCCATCATGTTCCTGATCGCCGCGAAGATGGAGCTCGGCGGGCAACGATCCAGGAAATTTCCCTTCGGGTTCGAGCGGGTAAACGGCCTTGGGTTCTTCGCAGCCGCCGTAGCGCTTACCGCGGTCGGAGTGCTGCTGCTGTACAATGCAGCGACAGCACTGATCGCCGCCGAACACGCGACTGTCGGCTCGATGGTCGTACTGGACCATGATCTCTGGATCGGCTGGCTGATGATCGCGGCGCAGTTGTATTCGCTTGTCCCGCCGATGCTGATCGGCCGCAGGGAACTGCCGCTTGCGGAAAAGCTCAATGACAAGCTGCTACATACCGACGCGCTCATGAACAAAGCGAACTGGTTGACCGGCGCTGCCGGGCTCGCCGGCATTCTCGGACTTGGGCTTGGCTGGTGGTGGGCGGACTCGGTTGCAGCAGCGCTTATCTCCGTCGATGTCATCAGTGACGGCGTCAAGGCGCTCCGCTCCTCGACCGCGGAACTGATCGACGGATCGCCCCGTGCTCTGTCCAGCCCGCGATTGTCCGGTGAAGCGCTGGAGCTCGAAAAGCGGCTTTGCAGCGAGTTTCCTTCTGCAACCATTCGCCTTCGCGAAACGGGACGGCTGATCCGGGCCGAGGTCCACGGCATACATCCGCCATCCGAAGCACGTCATCCGCGCCACTACTGGCCGGGGCCCCAGGACCGCGCCTGGCGTCTGGCGCAGGTGAGCTTCATCCCGCCGATCCCGGACTGACGGAAGCATAGGTCGTACTGCACGCCCACACGGGGACGAATTCATGTTCGCCAAGCTACGTTCAAGCTGGTTCGCCATTCGCACCAGCTGCTGGTTCTGGTGCTTGGCCTTGTCCATCTCGACTGGGCCGGCGCAACCGAATGGCTCGCTGACGCGCATTGGATCGTCCCGGCGAGGCAGAATGGTGCAAGCAATACGCTTGCCGTGCTGGCGGGCTCGGTCATCGGTGTCGCCTCGACCGTGTTCTCGATCACCATCGCCGCAGTTGCCTATGCCAGCGGAACGTTCGGTCGACGGCTGCTCAACAACTTCATGGAGGACAAGGGCAACCATTCAGTCTGGCGACGTTCATCGGCACTTTCGTTTATGCGATATCGGTGCTGCAGGCAGTGCGCACGGCAGGTGAGGATGGCTATGCCTTCGTACCGGGCCTCCCTTGCGCTGGCGTCGACGTTTTCAGCCGACGGCTCATGGCCTTCAGCGCCGCCCATGAGGTGCTCTTGCAGCAAAGCTGGATGGAAGCGCGGATCGACGGGGTGGTTGCCAAGGTTCTCGGCAAGTCGGGCGTTGACCATTTCGTGCTGGTCGACGGCCCACCATTACGATCGGCCCACGCGCAGTGCTTGGGCTTTTGCTGTTGCTGCATGAACTTGCCACCAGTGCCGTCGAGTATGGCAAGCTATCCAGCGGAGGTGGGCTGGTCACCCTGCGTCGGAGTTGCGAAGACGCTGCCGACAACCCGGGTTTCAGGCTGACGTGGCTGGAGGCAGGCGGGCCGTCGGTCACCGAGCCCGGCCGCAAGGGCTTCGTTTCGCGTCTCATTTCCATGGGGCTGCTTGGCAGTGGCCACGTCGATCTGCGCTGTGCGCCAGGCGGCCTCGAAGCCGTGTTCGAGGCGCCGCTCAGTCGCATGCAGTCGGAATAGGGCAGGGGGCTCAGTCTGCGCGAGTAACTCGCCATACGGTGTTCGAAAGGTCGTCGGCGATCAGCAGCGCCCGACGCTGGGGATCGTAGGTGACGCCGACCGGGCGTCCGCGCGCCTTGCCCTCAGGCCCGATGAACCCCGTCACGAAGTTGCGGGGCTTGCCCGAGGGCCGACCATTGGTGAAGGGGATCCATACCACCTTGTAGCCTGCCAGCTGGCGGCGGTTCCAGCTGCCATGCTCACCCACGAAAGCGCCATCGGCGTAGTTTGCGCCAAACCCGCCGCCCGTAAGAAACGTCAGGCCAAGCGCCGCGACGTGTGAACCCAGCGCATAGTCCGGCGCGATAGCCTTGCGGACCATGTCAGGCTTCTGGGGGTGCACCCGCGGATCGACATGGCCGCCATAATAGCTGTAGGGCCAGCCGTAGAACGCTCCTGGTTTCACCGAGGTCAGATAGTCCGGCACAAGGTCGGCGCCCAGTTCGTCGCGTTCGTTGACAACCGTCCAGAGCGCCTGTGTTGCCGGATTGATTGCCAGTGCCGTCGGATTGCGGATGCCTGAGGCATACGTGCGATGTGAGCCGCTTTCGCGGTCGATTTCCCACACGACCGCGCGATCTTCCTCCACCGCCATCCCGCGCTCGCCAACATTGCTGTTCGAGCCGATGCCGACGTAGAGCCGAGAGCCGTCGGCGCTGGCGGTCAGGGACTTGGTCCAGTGATGGTTGGGATTGGCGGGCAACTTCGTCACCACTTCGCCGGGCGCATCGATGCGTGTTTCTCCGTCGCGATAGGGAAAGCGCAGCAGGGCGTCCTGATCGGCGATATAGAGGTCAGACCCGACAAGCGCCATGCCGTACGGCGCGTTCAGCTTGCCGATGAGAACGGTCCGGAGTTCATACTTTCCATCGCCATCGCTGTCGTGCAGCAGGGTGATACGGTCGCCGCCCTTCGTGCCGCTCTTGCCAAGGCTCTTGATATAGCCCGCGATGACGTCCTTGGGGCGCAGTTTGGGCGCACTGCCACCAAGCCCCTCGGAAACCAGAATGTCGCCGTTGGGAAGAACGAGCGTCTGGCGTGGAACCTTGAGGCCGGTGGCGATGGGCGCAATGGCGAATCCCCTGGGCACATGGGGAGTGGCGCCGTTCCAGCCTGCGGGGCTGGCGATCTTCATCGGCGGGATCAGCGTCTGGTTCTGATCGGGCAGCGCCGGGCGCGGACCGGTCTGATCGAGATCGGGCGCCTTGTCGCAGGCGGCAAGGGCGAGCGGCGCGGCAAGGCTGAGCGCGGAGAGGACGACGCGGTTCATGCTCGCACCTCACGGGAAACGGCATAGCCAATCCAGCCCGCTGCCAGCGCCAGCACGGCGGAGATGACGGAAAGGGTAAGGCCGGTCATGCCGACCGAGCTCCATCCGTCATGGCTGTGCTGAAACGCATTGACGAGGCCGACGACGAAAAGCAGCGCCAGGATCGCCGAGAACCAGCCTCGTCCCACGCTTTCTCGTTCCACGCGGCGCGCAAGCATGCCGATCAGCGCCCAGGCCAGGGCCAGGCCGGTGAATACCAGTGCTCCGGCGATCAGCCAGGATGCAAAGTTCGACCACTGCATTTCCGAGCTGTTGAGATAGGTGATGTCCGCAAGCAGCGCGCCGGGAAACAGTGCCACCGGGAAAGCGAGCAGGATCGCATGAAGCGGGTGCAGCGCGATCCGCACTGCGCTGGAATGGGCTGAGGGCAGGTTGAATTCCTTCAACGCTTCATTGGGAAGCTACGAGCAGAAAATGCGCCGATCGGCGAAGAGTTGCCTGTCGGCTCCATCACTGCCTTACGGCCCGACGTCGCCGCCGCTGGCGCGCAACGGGTGGCTGGTCCCGGCGTCGAAGCCCAGCGCAGTCGCGACGCTCTCGTTCCGGCCATAGGGATCGGAGCGGATGACCGGCTCACCATCATCGCCGAACAGGACGGTATCATAAAGGAGACGGACTGGAATTTCGCGCGGCAGCGGTACAAAGGTTTCCTTGCCGGTGGCGCGGGCGCGATGCCATTCGTCAAGGACGCCTTGGTCCTTCGCCAGCATCTCGGCAAAGCCAAGGGCATCCTCCACGCGCACGCAGCCATGGCTCCGCTGCCGCTGCACTTCCTGGAAGAGCTGCTTGGCCGGGGTGTCGTGCAGGTAGATCTGGTGCTCATTCTTCATGTCGAACTTGACGAGGCCCAGCGAGTTCTTCGGACCCGGCTGCTGCACGATCCAGCCGTCCTTCCACGCCATGTTGTTGCGGCGCAGGTAGGCGCTGCCCTTGCCGGCGATCTCCTTGCTCTGGATCGAGCGAGGGACTGTCCATGTCGGGTTGGCGACCAGGCGATAGATCGGCGAACCGAGTTGCGGCGTCTGGTTCTCCGGTTCGCCGACGACGACCTTGCGGGTATCGACCATTTTGCCATCGCGCCAGTAGGTCAGGCGGCCCGCAGCGACATTGACGTCGATGCGCGTCTCGGGCGGATCGCGCTCCAGCCAGCGCATCCGTTCCATGGCGACCGCGATCTCGCGGGCCTTGTCGGCATCGGAGAGGTTGAGGATTTCCAGCGCATCCTTGCCGATGACGCCGTCAGGCTTGATGCCGTAGTCGGCCTGCATGCGCTGCACGGCCTTGACCATCGCAGGAGAATAGCGCTTGCCTTGCGCTTGACCGGCGTCGAGGTAGTCCGACGCGACAAGCTGGCGGGCGATCTGTGCCACCCGCTTATCGGTTTCGCCGGGTTTCAGCGGTTCGCTGTTCTGCGCAATGGCGGGGGTGGCCGCGTCCCTTTTGCCGCGAAGCGACATGTAGGTTTTCGAAAGGCGCTGGTAGCCCTCAGCCCGCGGTGCGAGACCGTCCAGCCAACTCTTGAGGTCGCCATCCTTCAAAGCCCTGGCAAGGCCGGGGAGGAGGTTCGGGTCAGGCCTCGGAACAGAATAGACGTCGTAGAGCTTCTTCGGATCGCTGGCGCCGCGCGCCAGCGCCGATGCGTAGCGCAAGGCACTTTCGGTCAGCGCGCGATCACCGTCCGCATTGCCGGGTCGGCCATCGATCGCGAAATTCAAATTGTCGAGGCCATGCGCGGCCCGTCTGTCGATCGCGGCGCGCAGATCGCCCAAGGCCGCATCGTTCCAATGAACGTCTTCGATGCTCACGGCCGGTGCCGGGGCGTCGGGCTTCTCGGAGCCGGACCCGCATGCGGTCAGCGCGACAGTCACGGCAAGCAGCGAGGAAACGATCAACCGATTGCGCACATGGATCTCCTTGGATGACGCCAGGGACAACCGCCAGACATGTCGGACGTTGCTCGCCCGCCTGATTTTTAGATCGAAGTTCAGCTTCTTGCCGCGAAGATCATCCGGCCTTTGCCCAGGAACGAGAAGACCTCGTCGAGCTTGTTCTCTCCCACCGCAAAACACCCCTGGCTGCGACCGAGCTTGCCATGCGCCTTGATCATCTCGTCGTTCGCGTACCACGCGCTATGCACGACGACCGCACGATCAAGGGCATTGCTGTTGGTGGCGTCGAGCCCGATAAGCCTTTGCGAACGGCCATGCTTGCCGACGTAGTAGTCATCGGTCAGATAGGCCCCTTCGCTTGATGCGTTCGATCCGAACGCGTTGGAGAAGCGTTCGAGGTATCCGGTGTGATGCGGATCGGAACCCGACCCATGCGCGACGAGGAGGCGCATGGCCCGGCCATCTTCCACGTCGAGAAAATGCATCCGTGCATCAGACGACGGCGCGGAAAAGTCCACGATCGCGATACGGTCGCGCTGCCTGATCCGGTCGCCATACCGGTCAAGCGAAGCGAGGGCCTTGCGCAGCAGCGCAGGATTGACGGTCGAAAATGCTGCGCGCGCTCCATCTTCGCGCACCATCGCCGGAACGCTGGCAGAACCTGCATGCTGCGGGATAACCAGAGCGGCAAGCGGCGAAGTCGAACGCAAAGGCGAAGAGGAGCGCGAGCATGAAGCGACCGCTACTGCGGCACCGGCAAGCATCATCGCCCTGCGATTCATTATGATATCATGCTGGGCCATAGCCAATATATAAGGACGATATCGGTCAGATTTAAGAGGTGTTTTCTTAATTAAATCATAGAGATGTGGTCATTTTTGCACAGATTTCATGGAAGGCGGGGAAGAGCTTTGCCACTGCTCCGTCAAGGGGAGATGAGCCATGGACGCCCGTACTTCCGAAGCAGCATCGCCCGGACCGTTTCCGACCGTCCGTGGCGTGTTGCGATTGCTGTTCGCGCTCGCCTTTGCCTTCGCGGGATACAAACACGTTGCGGCCCCTGACGGTTTCGTGGCGATCACACCGGGCTGGGTGCCTCGTCCGGCGTTCGCAGTATGGGCAACGGGATGGTGCGAAATTGCCGGCGCCGCAGGTCTGGTTGTTCCCCTGCGCTGGTCAACGGCGGCGTATCGGACCGCCTCCATCGCTTTGGCAGTCTATGCCCTGTGCGTATGGCCGGCAAATTTCAACCACGCGCTCCATGACATTCCGATCGCGGGCGTTCACCTTTCCTGGTGGTACCATGGACCCAGGCTGGCCTTCCAGCCCGTGCTGATATGGGCTCTCCTGTGGGCGGGAGATGTCATCGACTGGCCATTTGCGAGGCCTCGCCGGTGAATACGGGCGGGAGAGGGAACAGGCTCTCGTAATGCCGGTTGGACAGGAGACCGGCAATGAAGGATGCATCCCCCACATGGCAAATATCTCCTGCGACGTTGCAATCATCGGTGCAGGGACCGCCGGTCTCGCGGCGGAACGCGCCGCGCGCAGGCAAGGCGCAAGGACGCTGCTGATTGATCCGGCGTTCGACGGGACAACGTGCACCAATGACGGATGCATGCCTTCCAAGCTGCTCATCGCCGCCGGCAATGCCGCCCATGCTGCTACGCATGCTGCGCTCTTCGGCATCGACTGCGTCGTGAGGGTCGACGGGGCAGAGGTCTTCGCGCGGCTGCAGCATGAACGCGAAGGCTTCATCGCCGGCGTGCGCAGGTCCTTGGAGAGCTTGCCCGCGGACGTCATGCACAAAGGGCGTGCCCGCTTCCTTGGCCCGACAACGATCGGGGTCGATGACGGGACGATCGTCGATGCCGGGGCGGTGGTAATCGCCTCTGGCGCCATGCCAAGTGTTGCCGATTTCCTGCACGGGCTGGAACGGCGGGTTCTGACGAATGAGACACTGTTCGACCTGAAAGCACTGCCGCCCTCCTTGGCTGTTATCGGTGCCGGGCCGCTGGGTCTGGAATTGGCCCAGGCGCTGGCCCGGCTTGGCGTGGACATCGCGGTGTTCGACGAGGGCGACCGACCCGCCGGAGTGACGGATCCGGCAATCGCGCAAGTCCTTCTCGACATTCTCGATGATGAATTCCCGATTCATCTCGGTGTGCAGTTGACAGCCAAGCCCGATCCGTCGGGTGTGTCGCTTTCATGGACGGGGCAAAGCCGTGGGGAGGGCGTGTTCAGTCATGTCCTCGCCGCTACAGGACGACCTCCGGTGCTGAACGGTCTTCATCTTGAAGCCTCGGGGCTTGCCCTTGATGAGCATGGTGCGCCCAACTTCGATCCGGCCACTATGCGATGCGGCGATGCGCCGATCTTCATGGCTGGTGATGTCAACCACGCGCGCCCGGTATTGCACGAGGCGCAGGCGGACGGGACGATAGCGGGTCGCAATGCCGCCTGCTTTCCCGATAGCGTGCCCGGCCGGCGCATGGTGCCTTTTTCGATCATGTTCACCGATCCGCCCCTGGCAAGCATCGGCGATCTTGATGGCAAGGATAGCGTGATCGCAAGTGCGTCCTACGCGGACCAGGGGCGCGCAAAGGTCGAAGGCGTGAACCGGGGACTGGCACGTCTCCACGCCGACCCGGTGAGCGGGAAACTGATCGGTGCGATCCTTGCGACGCCGGCGGCCGAGCACATCGCCCATTTCCTCGTCATGGCTATCGACCGGGGGCTGACGGCGAGCGAGATACTGGCCCTTCCGTTCTATCATCCCACCTTCGAGGAAGGCCTCAAGCCCGCGCTGCGCGAGATTTGTTCGCGGACCGGCGGTCCCGTCGCCATGGAGCGCGACGACGGGTTTCTCGCAGGGGCCTGAGGACGAGCTAGTCCAGGCCTTCCTCTGACAGAGCCTGCCGTATCGACGGCCGCTGGGTCAGCTGGTCGAAATAGCGGGTGAGGGCATTCGGCAGAGGCAGCCTGGCCTTCTTCTGCGCCCACATCAGCATCACGAAGAGGTAGCAGTCTGCCGTAGTGAAGGTGTCGCCGACGATGTAGTCGCGTTCAGCCAGCTGTGCCTCGAGGTAGGCGAAGCGCCTGGCCAGATTGTCTCCTGCTGCCTTCTTCGCTTCATCGCTGCTGTCCGGCATGAAGAACGGCTTGAAGCCCTTGTGCACTTCGGTCGAGATGAAGGCGATCGTCTCCAGCATTTTCCAGCGGTCTCCCGGCGATGCTGCGATCTTCTCGGATCGATCCGCAAGATAGCTGAGAATGGCAATGTTTTCGGTGAGGATGCTGCCGTCGTCGAGGGCAAGGGCGGGAACGTAGCCCTTGGGATTTATCGTTGTGTAGTCGCTGTCGGTCTCGGTCCGCTTTTCCTTCAGGTCGACCTTTTCCGGAGTGAACGGCAAGCCGGCTTCGACGATAGCGATATGGTCGGCCAGGCTGCAGGCGCCCGGGGCATAGTAGAGCTTCATGGGACAGGTCCTCTCTTCTGTTGATCGGTGTGGGCAGCGTGGGAAGTTCGGTTCAGGTAATAATCGGCTGTGCCAGGATCGCTGCGCATCCCTTTCCCAGTAACGCAAACAGGCCAGTGGCGTGGCCGATCTTGGCGATCAGCGCAGGCAGTGCGAATTCGAGCCGGGCTTCGCCAAAGGCTATCCGGCCGCTGACCACAGGAGGTTTGGCCGCGACGGTCCGGTCACGACATGCGCAGAAGCGCCGGCATCGTCACCGGTGTGTGCTTCGGCCCGGCGCGCAATATTGTATGGATTGACAGTGGCGCCGCGACGCCCGGGCCGCATCGTCAGGTCGAACTGGACCTATCCTTGCAGTCTCATCGACGCGCCGCGCCTGCTCGGCGGAGACGCGGACTTACACCCCGTCGCGCAGAGCGTCATCAGCTGCGGCGAGAAACTGCTCGACTATAACTTTCGCATTAGCAGCCCGCGCTCGGCGTAGCGCTGAGGCGGTGACTGGTCCGGCCGGTTCCCGTTCCCGCTGCATTACTCAAGATCGGCCAGCGTGGGAGGCTGGTTTACGACACGGGCTCGGTGTGCATCCCGATCCAACGCGACAAACCGGCCAGAAAAACGATCGAAACGTGTTCCGGCCTGTCTCAGCCATGAACGCATGGGATGGGCTCCGCTGCACTGTCGGCGTCGACGGGCAAGGCCTT includes these proteins:
- a CDS encoding DUF3008 family protein is translated as MPARSKAQQKAAGAALSAKRGETPKSKLQGASRDMVKTMSEEQLEYLASTRRKGLPEHKD
- a CDS encoding DoxX family protein, whose protein sequence is MDARTSEAASPGPFPTVRGVLRLLFALAFAFAGYKHVAAPDGFVAITPGWVPRPAFAVWATGWCEIAGAAGLVVPLRWSTAAYRTASIALAVYALCVWPANFNHALHDIPIAGVHLSWWYHGPRLAFQPVLIWALLWAGDVIDWPFARPRR
- a CDS encoding DUF1328 family protein; translated protein: MFRWAIIFAVVAVLAALLGFGGVAGLSAGLAKIFLIVAVVVLVLGFLFGRGTRAP
- a CDS encoding L,D-transpeptidase family protein, with the translated sequence MRNRLIVSSLLAVTVALTACGSGSEKPDAPAPAVSIEDVHWNDAALGDLRAAIDRRAAHGLDNLNFAIDGRPGNADGDRALTESALRYASALARGASDPKKLYDVYSVPRPDPNLLPGLARALKDGDLKSWLDGLAPRAEGYQRLSKTYMSLRGKRDAATPAIAQNSEPLKPGETDKRVAQIARQLVASDYLDAGQAQGKRYSPAMVKAVQRMQADYGIKPDGVIGKDALEILNLSDADKAREIAVAMERMRWLERDPPETRIDVNVAAGRLTYWRDGKMVDTRKVVVGEPENQTPQLGSPIYRLVANPTWTVPRSIQSKEIAGKGSAYLRRNNMAWKDGWIVQQPGPKNSLGLVKFDMKNEHQIYLHDTPAKQLFQEVQRQRSHGCVRVEDALGFAEMLAKDQGVLDEWHRARATGKETFVPLPREIPVRLLYDTVLFGDDGEPVIRSDPYGRNESVATALGFDAGTSHPLRASGGDVGP
- a CDS encoding PQQ-dependent sugar dehydrogenase, whose product is MNRVVLSALSLAAPLALAACDKAPDLDQTGPRPALPDQNQTLIPPMKIASPAGWNGATPHVPRGFAIAPIATGLKVPRQTLVLPNGDILVSEGLGGSAPKLRPKDVIAGYIKSLGKSGTKGGDRITLLHDSDGDGKYELRTVLIGKLNAPYGMALVGSDLYIADQDALLRFPYRDGETRIDAPGEVVTKLPANPNHHWTKSLTASADGSRLYVGIGSNSNVGERGMAVEEDRAVVWEIDRESGSHRTYASGIRNPTALAINPATQALWTVVNERDELGADLVPDYLTSVKPGAFYGWPYSYYGGHVDPRVHPQKPDMVRKAIAPDYALGSHVAALGLTFLTGGGFGANYADGAFVGEHGSWNRRQLAGYKVVWIPFTNGRPSGKPRNFVTGFIGPEGKARGRPVGVTYDPQRRALLIADDLSNTVWRVTRAD
- a CDS encoding cation transporter produces the protein MFLIAAKMELGGQRSRKFPFGFERVNGLGFFAAAVALTAVGVLLLYNAATALIAAEHATVGSMVVLDHDLWIGWLMIAAQLYSLVPPMLIGRRELPLAEKLNDKLLHTDALMNKANWLTGAAGLAGILGLGLGWWWADSVAAALISVDVISDGVKALRSSTAELIDGSPRALSSPRLSGEALELEKRLCSEFPSATIRLRETGRLIRAEVHGIHPPSEARHPRHYWPGPQDRAWRLAQVSFIPPIPD
- the gstA gene encoding glutathione transferase GstA translates to MKLYYAPGACSLADHIAIVEAGLPFTPEKVDLKEKRTETDSDYTTINPKGYVPALALDDGSILTENIAILSYLADRSEKIAASPGDRWKMLETIAFISTEVHKGFKPFFMPDSSDEAKKAAGDNLARRFAYLEAQLAERDYIVGDTFTTADCYLFVMLMWAQKKARLPLPNALTRYFDQLTQRPSIRQALSEEGLD
- a CDS encoding murein L,D-transpeptidase catalytic domain family protein — encoded protein: MMLAGAAVAVASCSRSSSPLRSTSPLAALVIPQHAGSASVPAMVREDGARAAFSTVNPALLRKALASLDRYGDRIRQRDRIAIVDFSAPSSDARMHFLDVEDGRAMRLLVAHGSGSDPHHTGYLERFSNAFGSNASSEGAYLTDDYYVGKHGRSQRLIGLDATNSNALDRAVVVHSAWYANDEMIKAHGKLGRSQGCFAVGENKLDEVFSFLGKGRMIFAARS
- a CDS encoding dihydrolipoyl dehydrogenase, translated to MANISCDVAIIGAGTAGLAAERAARRQGARTLLIDPAFDGTTCTNDGCMPSKLLIAAGNAAHAATHAALFGIDCVVRVDGAEVFARLQHEREGFIAGVRRSLESLPADVMHKGRARFLGPTTIGVDDGTIVDAGAVVIASGAMPSVADFLHGLERRVLTNETLFDLKALPPSLAVIGAGPLGLELAQALARLGVDIAVFDEGDRPAGVTDPAIAQVLLDILDDEFPIHLGVQLTAKPDPSGVSLSWTGQSRGEGVFSHVLAATGRPPVLNGLHLEASGLALDEHGAPNFDPATMRCGDAPIFMAGDVNHARPVLHEAQADGTIAGRNAACFPDSVPGRRMVPFSIMFTDPPLASIGDLDGKDSVIASASYADQGRAKVEGVNRGLARLHADPVSGKLIGAILATPAAEHIAHFLVMAIDRGLTASEILALPFYHPTFEEGLKPALREICSRTGGPVAMERDDGFLAGA
- a CDS encoding DUF2231 domain-containing protein, with the protein product MKEFNLPSAHSSAVRIALHPLHAILLAFPVALFPGALLADITYLNSSEMQWSNFASWLIAGALVFTGLALAWALIGMLARRVERESVGRGWFSAILALLFVVGLVNAFQHSHDGWSSVGMTGLTLSVISAVLALAAGWIGYAVSREVRA